The Uranotaenia lowii strain MFRU-FL unplaced genomic scaffold, ASM2978415v1 HiC_scaffold_745, whole genome shotgun sequence genome segment GGCACCTTGGGTCGATTGACGAGACGTTCCAACTGCTACACCAATGCCGCACCGCAAAGAGTCGAAGGCAATGTGTTCCGTTTTGATTTCAGCGAACAGGTTTGTGATTAGCTCATAAGAAATTTTATAATCGATATAGAAttaagttctgtttttttttaacagggaGACGCACCGGCAATAAATCGTAATCTGAAGCCAAAATCCAGCATCGACATAacgaaatcggttgaaaatgtCTCCCACGGAATGAAGCAGATGAGCTTGATGAGTCCGGCTCCTCCAACACCATCAACAGCAACGATTTGTGGTGGCACGCTGAAAAATCCACCGCCATGTGTGGACAGAACTAAAAAGCCAACAACACCGAATGTAATACCTATAGATGAAACATTTTCTATTGATAATGTTGATGAATTAATGAACACCTGTACTCTTTTACAGATTGGCACAAATTCAATGCGACGCAAGGGTGGTCCAGTTTCCCTATCACTGCAAAATCATAACGAAAATGTCTATGGAAATGCCCAAGATCATAACTCTTCGGTGAATTGCTTAGTTTATAAAAGGAATGTTCtccattatttaaattttgttattttttcccagCTACTTTCCGGAATTTCACCTCGAACCCCCGGCAAGAACGAGGACCGCTTGCAGTATCTCGACCTGGATCACTCCAACAGTCCGCAGAAAACCCACAACTCCAGCGGCCCCAACAGCGCACTTCATCATGCTTCAAACGTTGGCGTCGCATCTGGAGGAGGGTTGATGATTTCTCAATCCTCCGGCAATTACTCGAGTGCCGCACTGAGTTGCGCAGGATCGAACAATTCCGGCAGCAGTTTGGCACCGCCGGCTATTGCCCGGACCCCCTACACTACGGTGGACTTTGTCAAAACAGATGCGTTCAATCGAATCCGAGCCGATTCGGAAATGAACCGCAATCAGTCGCGCTTGAAGGATCAATCCTAGAAACGATAGTAGTCCTGTGAAGGTGGCGAAAAAGCAAGTGCAATTAGTCAAATGCCTTCATTACGTAACACACAAACGAAAAGTTCGAACTTCACTCAAAGTGAACCGTTTATGTTTCAACAATTgtattttatgagttttttaaatgcatgtACGCTACGATACAGAAGCTTATTATTACATTTATTAGGTTAATATCGAACAAAGATGTAAGATGTAAGTTTTGATACAGAGACATACATTATTTGTACTGTGATTTCGTTGGGCAGAAACATGTAAGTTTTCTAGAAAACATTCGCATTTAGTGAAAGCAAAAAAAGCAGTCCTACTGCATCAGCATTTAGATGAATCGATATCTTGAACAAAAACGAGTATTTTAAcaactttcaaataaaatttcactttcCACGCGATACAGATGAGAAAACATGAGGaagcattttaaagtaggtatttatctGTTTAAGTTGAGCGAAAAACAAAAGTCAAAATGACAAACACTGtgcatgagaaaaaaatagaattgcgtcagtttaaaaaaatgttaaatggtattttcagaaaaataataaaccatCGCAACAATGGGCTTCTGatgaaaatgaaacttttttcaagtattttagtAACATGTAGTTAGAGTAAtctgttttaaaagaaaattttagatgtcaaaaaaatttggttttccaaAAACTGTCTCTTGAACAACTATTACTTCCCGTTGTCTTGCTATTTACTCCGTTAGCCGTAGAAGCAGAGCTACATTCTAGCTTTTAACAATAGTTAAAGTTTGAAATGTATTTTAGGAtagagaaacaaaaatattttaactgcacaacaataaactttttcaaaatatagtGATTAGGAGGTTTCTTCGCTAGCGTAATTTCACAgtccagaatttaaaaaatccgtAACACAATCTTTTGGAAAACGTTAAAGAGAAAAGGAATATACTGAATGTTTCTGAAGTTGGTGTGGTGTGAACATTAGCAATATAGTCAAGTACCCACCGAATACTGGATTGAATGGAGCGAACGGTACTTTTGCTCCGCAACACCGTTTTTTTTAGCAGTGAATACCGTTGTAAACTTCTGCAGTATTCCTTCGCTTCTGAGGAACTGAGCTATCGCACGCCCTCTGTACTTGCCACCTAGATCGGACCTGATCACCTTCGGCGGCCGGCCAAATAGCGTCTTCATCTCACGGACAAAATTTTGGACAGCTTCCAAGGTTCCAGACTTCTTGCTCAGAAAATACAGCTGAGTGTAGAGGCTGTAATCGTCGATAAGAGTAAAGAAGTACCGTCGTCCTGCAGGCGTCGCCGTGTTCATTGGCCCGCACAAGTCGCTATGAACCAGATCCAGAATTTGTTTCGATGATCTCTGTGCCTTCTTAGGAACGGTAAACCCGTTTCTGTGTTGAGCCGTGGTTGCGATACGACTATTTTTCGAAATGGTGCAACCGTCTTGATTGAAGAATACCTCGGCTCCTTTCTGCACAAGCTTGCCAACCGAAACCAGGTTCATATGGAGATCAGCAACGTAGAGGACCTCGCCCAACGTCATAGTATTTTCGGTACCATGGCTACCATAGCAAAGTATTTTGCATGAGCCAACTCTTTCGACCACTGCTTGTTTGCCATCAGCAACCGTCACCGTCCTCGGATTTCGGTTTGACTCCATCTCATGGAACAGATTCTTATCTGCACACATTTGCGACTTTGCACACGAATCGACGATTCAATTCCGGACACCCCGTACGGAAAACGCAAAATCTTTGTTGCCACTAGAAATAAGTTTTGCATTCTCAATTGCCTTGGAAAACAACTTAGCTCGATTTTTGTGCGTGCGGTCCTTCTTAGTTTTGAGCCACGCCGCACAATCTCGTTTTCGATGACCAGATTCACGGCACCTTAAtttcatcgacgtcagatcctgtcgaggcgccaacatcgagtaagaccactatctggtgatggtgaagatgcgcccaaaactctccgtagtgaacagtgcctcggttaaatatcgcacgactgaagcagcctgaggtcgcggcagactacgcgcaatcggtcgaagcagcgctgccggcagagggcgagcttgacgaagcccctttcgagaactgttgggataccatcaagacagccatcaacagtgctgcgtagaacgtcatcggttatgtggagcgaactcgacggaccgactggttcgacgaggagtgtaggagggtgatggacgaagagaatgccgcgcgggcggcagtagtgtaaagaggcacccgtcgaaatgtggaaaatcaccgatagcggaagaggcagcgagtccgaattttccaggagctcgaggagctggagcagctgcatcgttcccaagaaacacgaaagttctatcaaaaactcaacgcatcccgcaaaggcttcgtgccgcaagccgaaatgcgccgggataaggacggggcaTCCTggcggacaatcgtgaggtgatcacaaggtggaagcagcacttcgatgaacacctgaacggcgcacatgcaggagatcaagacggtgggggaaggtacatcgccggcgtatccaacgacgtagaggagccactcccaacgatgagtgaagttaaggaaggcATTTGTTGCATGGCAACGAATGCTCCCGAAGCTTATTGGCAATATCGTTAGTAATTTTAGTGAAACTCTTTGAAGATCTAGATTTACTCAGTGTAAGCGACGCTTCTTGATCTAAGATCGAGAGGGCGTCCTTAAAGCGCAATGGCTAACTAAGGGATGGTCGACTACGACCaccaaaaaaatgcttaaactaCTCGCGCGTCTTTTTTGCATTGTCTCGGCATTGGGTTTGAGGAAAAACATCAGAAGAAGGGCGGTTGGAAAAGTTTTCCTGAAAGCTGGCAAGACATGAGCCAGCTCTCTAATCCTGGAACCTGGTTGTAAGACGGATGTCGAAAATGTAGTCGTGGTTTAAAGATAACTGTCGAAGTATAGGATTTATGAGAAGCGTCATGGTTAAATCGAACGTCGTGGTTGTATCGAAGTACCGTGCGAATTCCAAAATCGGAAACCTTGGAAAGAGTCTCGAAAGTCGACGGAAGTTTGGTGGCTCAAAACTAACCCCCTGTCCGACTGAAGAGGCAATCCGACGGCCTATGTTTGGACACCCGGAAGACGTAGTTGGCAATTTGTTGGTAAGTCGTTGTACTTTATTGATTCCTTTGAGATCTTTGGGATTGAAATGCGCTtgcattgattttcaaagagCCGACCTATATTCCCAGCGATATTGCCAGTTTGCTTCTTCCCTCTGTAGGGCAAAGTATCTTGGCTGCTAGCACATCTGCATTCGCAGATGGCGCAAAAATGCTGGTAGTATCAAGGTTTAAATATGTAAAATATCcactacgtaacacattcgccagctgaatagaaacaagtcggctgggaaggatggcaacGCAGCCATcatgaactcatcaaaatggacccggacaagttggccgattgcctacaccggttgatagtccggatctgggacatagaacagctaccggaggagtggaaggagggagtaatatgccccatctacaagaagggcgacaaattggactgtgagaactaccgagcgatcattgtcctcaatgccgcctacaaagtgttgtcccgaatcctactccgccgcctaacgccacaagcaaacagattcgtgggaagtcatcaggtcggcttcatggagggacggtctacgacggaccagatattcacattacggcaaatcctccaaaaatgccgtgaacaccaagtccctctattcatcgacttcaaagccgcatacgacacgatcgaccgtaacgagctatggaaaatcatggacgagaacggctttcccgggaagctgatcagactgatcaagacgacgatggatggaacgcagtgctgtgtgcggatctcgggtgaattgtcgagttcattcgaatcgcgcagggggcttcgacaaggtgatggtctatcctgcatgatgttcaacgtggcgctagaaggtgttattcgacgagcggtgggcgaaaggCGGGGCACGATtatcaacagatccagtcaacttatttgctttgccgatgacattgatatagtcggcagatcatctgcggcggtggaggagatctactgcaaactgaaacgcgaagcaggaaggattgggttgatgattaatacgtccaagacgaagtacatgctggcctgcggatccgagaccgaccgaacccgcttgtccagtagtaacaaggtcacgatcgaccgctgaccgcagacaatgacaccagccgtgagatccggaggcgaattatcagcggaagtcgtgccttctatggactccacaagcaactgcggtcgagaagacttagccctcgcacgaagtgtaacctgtatatgacgctcattagaaaggttgttctctacgggcacgagacatggatattgctcgaggaggacctgcgtacactcggagtattcgagcgacgagtgttaagaaccatctttggcggcgtacaggagaacggagtgtggaggcgaaggatgaaccacgagctcgcgcgactctacggcgaacccagtatccagaaggtagtgaaggctggccggatacgctgggcaggacatgttgcgcgaaagccggacgactgtcctgcaaaacaggtgttcgctacgaatccggtaggaacaagacgagtggtggcgcaacgagcgaggtggttagaccaagtggagcgtgatctggcaaacgtggggtgcccgagaaattggagaacggttgccatggaccgagtgaatttcagGAATAATGTTCGTCAAgctatgtcgtgagacggaatactatgcaaataaataaataaataaataaggtaCTTAACTTTATTGAATTCAATATTCGGAActaaaatacatattttcaacaagTATTCAACACAACTGTCGGTCAGTTTTGAGAcatcttcaaaagttttttctttgttttaaaaatttgatgcattttatttatttctaaaaaaagagaaaatattgtattttattatagatgaaagtattttttatttgttgttattatttagccaaaatatttaataaaaacttcaaattgatATATGGTCAATTTTGCGACTAACTTATGGATGGACTTATACTTGCTTACTTACCGTAGGAAGGAATGTGATACTctaagcaaaattaaaaatcaacaaaaatattcaagggCCGTTGGCaggtttttttattcattgatcAAAAGGTTGCACATGTTTgttctgattttatttttcaacatttaaagtTCAGCTTATTAGTGTACACTGTAGatagtaattttgtttttgcgCTTACCGTTACAATCGTTTAATTTTCTACTCGCCAATTTTCTCGAATTTTCTAGGAAAGGTTTAATGttactgtgtttttttttgtttctcgttCGCTGCTCTACTACGGTTGAAGAacgtgtgtgggtgtgtgtagtgtttttttttgtgactgttgttgttgttgtgtgtGTTCGTATGGATGTGTGGTGGAAGAGTTGACACACACAAATTAATGCAAAATATAATCGTCAAGGTAATCCTCCTGAAAATTTCTGCAAAACGAGTACACAGACAGGTTGAGTTAGAaatgcttttaattttttatgtttaatctCTAAATTTGAACTCGCATTCTTCACAcacgaatatttttattttcactactTGCTTGAGATTTTTGTTgtcgtttcatttttttccaatttgagtATTTTCTTACATCCAAAGTTGTGCTCAGTTATCAGTAAAGCTTACAAAAAATAGCGAAATCACTCTAATGATTAAGAAAAATGGAAATGTGAATGATATATCCAATACTTTGGTGCGTGGTTTTAGTCTAATGATATTTCTATATAGGACTACTCTACTACTCAATGGGATAACGAAGTTGGTTGAACAAAATGGCAAAATCAACAGTGTCGATGAGGATTCAACAGAAAACAATTGGTAAATATCTAAAGGTTGTGAGGAACCAAATCTACCAGTAGGTTTAGTTTAAGAACAACAAGCGGCGACATCTACTCGCTTTACTTTAGTCCAAACAgggtttattttcattttttaaatattttgtagcgtaatttgattttcattttcttcgGATTCACGTCACttactttttttctaatttcaaataaaatggatgttatttgtttttttttgttttcaaatttttcattcaaatagaTCTACTACTGCTTACGACAACAGTTCATGCAGCCTCCGTCATTATTCCATCGTTGACAATgtgttcagattttttcagaaaatcggCTTTTTGATAATTATACAGCTTATTTATTAATCCTATCTGTTTGTTGGGAGTCTTCCATGAACGATTTTTGAACTAGTAttgttgaagaaaataaatcaaaagctCTAGTTTTTGAAGCTCAATTGACTGAATTGTTAACAAATCTCCCTCAATAAGAAATACCTTCAGACGTATCCGACTAAACTGACAAATTATTCCTAGGTTGTTATTTGTATACGATATCATATTCATTTGGATAATTCAGCCGACTGATATAATCAAAGTTCGCAATATGACAGGAATAATTAATTTGTCATCATTCTGGAAGACTCAACAAATGAATAGACAACGAGTCCTTTGCAAGGATCTATCTTTCCTAATCCTAGAATCTATGACTTgtacatttttggtattgtataGGTAGCCTAATAGCTGAGAGTCTGGCAGACATGTGGCCGTTTACCACAGCTTATTATGGTAGAACTTCAAGTCAAAATGACCATGATCGGTGATGTGACTGCTATCGGAATTCTTCGAGTACACCGACTCATTGTCCCCATCGCCCCCGGAGTGCAAACTGTGACGGGTACCGGATTTTCCGATCGGTCGTCCAATTTTGACCGTCCCAAAGCCTTCGTCCTGTTCCTGTTCGAATTCCATCTTGCCACAGGGCGTGACGGCCGATCCAACCCCAAACGAGATGTTCTTCAGACCCGTGTGCTGTTTGTTGTGTGGCAAGGGAGCCCGCAACCTCGGTACCCCGGCCGGATGTTCCGGCGTGTGCTGCTGGCTGATAGATTGAGGAGAAGCGGAATTTTCACGGTTAGTGTCCTCCAGTTCTAGCTGGTGCGGATGGAAGCTGTACGGATCCGGATCGGATGCCGGCTTGGGAATGTCCGCGTACTCTTGGGCAAATGTAacttgctgttgctgttgctgctgatggtgatgatgatagTCAACCTCATCCgataatgccaaattttgcagGTTAGCCGATAGGACCTCATCGTCAAGTAGTGTTCCGGAAGAGCGAGCGGCAGCGGCGGCCACGTGGTCATCGTCACCGGCATTGTCCCCCCCATTGCTTGTTGTTGCTGGGCTGCCTTGTGCGGTGCCTTCCGGTTCCGGATTCTCGTCATCTTCCGGATCCTGGAGGCCATTCCGGTGACAACTCCGGTGATGATGACgacgttgctgctgctgctgctggtcctCTTCGAATTCCCGAGGATCAACATCGTAATGATTACCGTTTTCTACGTAATCGTCATTGTTGTTGGAAGCTGATGGAGGCGCATGATGGTTGTTAGTGGAGGAAGGGGTGCTGcaaacaatcaatcaaacaaACCATTTTTTGCAGCTGCTGTTGCTTTCAAACGCCACAAAGTTCTACTGTGTGCAGGATAAATTAGAGCTAAGAAGAATCAgatcgagttttttttatgccaattgCAATGTCAATTCAAACGACCTGGCTTTAATCAGCGCAAACTGGACGAGCCTTCTACTTTCTGATGATTGAAATCACTAGAACAGAAGTAGGCGATGACTTATTAATGAAACACGCGTTGTTTTCCTCGGCTGGAAAATGTTGTGATGAGTGTGAAATATTGAGAAAAGTTTAAGCAGAAGTCAGTGATAATAACTTTGAAAAGTGTTGTTAAATACTTAGATTGTCCAATTTGAACTCTATCTTAGTGGATTAAGCAATTATCCAGAGAGAAGTGAGAGATTCGCAGTGCTTCGTTGCCGTTTTGAAATCGAAAATCCTGGTACTTATTAGGTATCAATTAGATAGAGTTGAACCTCGGTTGCGGATGGCTCAAAAGTTTGCAACGTAACCGTACAAAAATCTTGGCCAGAAAGAGAGTGTTGATAAGAGAAATTGCTTAGATAGAAACTAAAAATCCGCGTGGCCTTTTTTCACAGCTGAATCGACAAATGTCGGGAAATTTCCAGTTGAAGACAAGGAGTACCTAACGGATTACAAGATCACCGGAAGATAAAAACGCAAGTTATTGtgagtataaattttgaatctgttggAGAAACACAATCTGAGGTTTATATTGTTAAATTCTAAAtctttaaattcaattaaatcagaatttcaaaagtgatttcTAATTATCAATCTCAGCTGCGAATCATAAATCtggaaatttacaattaatcTTAACCCTTAAGATGAACAATCTgaatagagtgtccatttccgggccattttagcgttcccgggaatcgagaAATCTGATGATCTTTTTCCGGGAATTCTCGAGATCcctggaaattttaaaaatgaagattttaacactctactgcatacgaaaccttataagttttttcgaataatttttctgttaaTGGGAATCTGGCAtgtagactactttaaatttgatttaaaaatcgattttgtctttgtttagaatttttagggtaacattgatcagtatCTATTTCGACGGGTTaacaagttttcttgatcataaaggatacaaaacaccttcataatatttacaaatgatagtttatcaattgctaaggcagttcggaacaaactcaaatgatataaaattaaccatgaaactctacaaaattgaacacaacactttcggtggctcaaagatccagtgaattctgagatatacaatgctgaatttcgaTGTTTCTtggcttagatttcttcgcggtccaaaaaaaaacaacatcgcggtccggccgaacaacaattaaaatcgaaagatgctGATGTTGCATTAATTAAgaggctaaattttttaacattacttttaaAAAGAGTAGGCTGCGGCCGTAGACGACGGTTGTGATTTTTTCGCTGCGAATTTTAATCccggaaaaatattcattttcaacCAATTAATTGTTGTTTGTGCTGAAAAATGGTTCAGAAGTTGGAAGCTTTGAGTTTGCATAGTATAGATTCTTGTTTGGTAGATGTTCAACATGCCTAATTTATTGCCAAAATTGGTGGATGATGTTTAGTGGCCGCTGTAACAGCTGGAGCCGGTGCCAAAGCTGAAAGGAAATAAACTTCAACACAAAATACTTCCTGCGAATCATTCTTCATATCAAAATTTCGAAGAAGGACCGGATTACAACACAATTTCTATGAAGCTGAAGTCAGAATCTTTGACCAATTGGTTAAAGATACTATAAGGCTCCATCATTGCAAACATTCAGATGGTACTTAGAAGAGGAAGGTAGAATGCGCTGAATTCGGTGAGaatgtttaatttatagaaattaGTGGAACATATCATCATTATTATATTAACAAGTCCTACTTGCCATGTAGGATCCCCCATATCTAAAACCCTCCCCATTTCATTCTGAAACAGGTtcatgggtcgtatgagttctctgcacctaaagagttcATTTCGCTATTTCAGAACTTTCCTACCATGATTACACTGACTTGCCGCGGTGTGCATTATAGTACCTCACTGAAAATCAAAGCGGCATTTGAAATAAGTATTGAATCCTGGTACTTATTTTGGCATCTCGTGTTGGCTCTTGTTTACCAGTTGTACTTTAtttatcagccaatgcaagatgtgtgtagtcaccctatgctatgctatgctatgctaatttttttaacattactttgaaaactctacaaaaatatgaaactttacaTTCATTCAATTCCTTAGGCCCCGCACTTTtccccttttattttttccttcaaactttaccatttgatagggtttagAAGTTggttagctagacttcaggttttttgtcaaatctcgtaaattttcaaaatatgtcatttatttgccgatgattttgctactgtcaatAGAATCGAAGTTCTCAATAAGttttgcaaaatagaacattcagattcttttcgaagcgtttctttattggaattgtttgattttgcagaTTCTTggtaatttttcactttaacagtaagttttcgaacgaaaaaacttttttatcaaattcagcacagtttttagaagaaaaaaaaattgcttaagtCCAAGCCAGGGAAATTCATCAAAGTAGgactatcattttccttgctcaatctaatccatttttccaatttagatcgtgtaaatttttatagtaattaagcattttttattggcttcgggaattGCTGGGCTATTTAAGCGTTTCCCAAGATTcgaaaattcccgatttttttttattcccaggAATTTCCGgtcgggaaatcccgggtaggacactctaaaGCAGAATACTTGATTTGAAATCCAAagtttaaaatctgaatctgatatctagAACCAGgaattcttaattgaaaatctgattctgatatCTAAATCTTAAACCTCATTCTGGAATCCATAATCTGAAGTTTtatgatatctgaatctgagttttgaaatctaaatttgtataaaaatttgaatttgagttgTTAATTCTGGATCTGggtctaaaatctgaaatccaggtcaaaatctgaatctggtttTAATATCCGAAAACTAATATCTGAGTCTCGAATCTGAATCTTCTATTATCTGGATCTGACATTTGAATTtaatctgaaaataaatttgaatctgaaatataaatctaaactctgaatttaaaatcagaatctgaaatctgaaccggatatcttgatctgaaaattgaatctgacatctgaatctgaaatcaaaatcagaaatttttatccaaaattccatctgaaatctgattttttcatctgaatcaGGCATCAacatttgaaacctgaaatctgaatttaaaatttataatctgAATATGAGATTAGTATCAGAAATCTGATAATCTGAAGTTAtatgatatctgaatctgatttttgaaatcttaaatctgcatcaaaatctgaatttcacttcttaaatctggatctgaattctagACCTGGGTTTGAAATCTGAGACAAAATCTGAATCTTTGAGGATTTCATATCCGAAATCTAATATctaaatcttgaatctgaatctgagttcttaAATCTGGATCTTTTTCTTTTCAAGGAAATAAAGATCTCaaacctgaatctgatatctggatctgaaatctggatctgaaatctgtatctaaaatttaatctgaaatcttaatctgattttttatgtgaaatcggaatctgattttttaatctgaaatcgGGCATCTGAATTAAAGacctgaaatctaaatttgcaatttgaatttaaactatattatctgaatctgagattagcatctgaaatctgaatgaaaatctgaatctgagatatAAATCTTAGTAGattatctaaatctgaaatcagcatctgaaatctgagtctgaaatatgaaatgaatacccgaatcagaaatctgaatataaaatgtgaaatctgaatctggaatttaaatctgtattcttagaactgaatctgaaatttgaacccgatatctaaatctgaaaactaattatttgaaatttaaaaattgaatctgaaaactgaactctggatctgaatctgaaatccagtatcgactttcgactgtttaataagttttttggGGGTAAATTTTTCGGCTATCAGTCAACTTAAATAGTAGATCctaaatcttaaataaatagtcgtctttactatttaagttgactgatagccgaaaaatttacccctgaaaaaaaagaatctgaaatctgaatttaatatctgaatcttaaatcctTAAATGTCAAatctaaaa includes the following:
- the LOC129760733 gene encoding alpha-tubulin N-acetyltransferase-like yields the protein MNNFVVYEGFFASQQNNSDVDGRRMHITASPNTNLFGPTFTSVQEQRRRSNSQPRVVSQVLSPLPQPPVVVQPPVGRYAAKRPSCSMAQIIHNSPTTVSTEPNSTPSSTNNHHAPPSASNNNDDYVENGNHYDVDPREFEEDQQQQQQRRHHHRSCHRNGLQDPEDDENPEPEGTAQGSPATTSNGGDNAGDDDHVAAAAARSSGTLLDDEVLSANLQNLALSDEVDYHHHHQQQQQQQVTFAQEYADIPKPASDPDPYSFHPHQLELEDTNRENSASPQSISQQHTPEHPAGVPRLRAPLPHNKQHTGLKNISFGVGSAVTPCGKMEFEQEQDEGFGTVKIGRPIGKSGTRHSLHSGGDGDNESVYSKNSDSSHITDHGHFDLKFYHNKLW